A stretch of Fusarium poae strain DAOMC 252244 chromosome 2, whole genome shotgun sequence DNA encodes these proteins:
- a CDS encoding hypothetical protein (BUSCO:141at5125), which yields MAQAQQIALERLEQVSRGLRSKVSDDVRKRSAVQLRELVVICHRDLSPELFQTFYNAVNNKITQLITHGSDSSERLGGIYALDALIDFEGVDVSIKYTRFTQNLKTILRGKDINAMQPAAIALGKLCRPGGSMISEVVDSEVNTALEWLQNDRVEERRYSAVLVLRELARSAPTLMYQYIPTIFDWIWIGLRDFRQLIRATSAETVSACFRILRERDQEMKQRWMSNIYNEAKQGLKVNTVESIHGSLLVLKELLEQGAMYMQEHYQQACEIVFKHKDHRDPTIRKTVVLLIPDLASYSPADFAHTWLHKFMVYLSGMLKKDKERNDAFLAIGNIANSVKSAIAPYLDGVLIYVREGLSVQSRKRGSVDPVFDCISRLAVAVGQTLSKYMEALLDPIFACDLTPKLTQALVDMAFYIPPVKPTIQERLLDMLSVVLCGEPFKPLGAPHPNTLTSVPIIPKDAKDPLAYDHRRAEVKLALNTLGSFDFSGHVLNEFVRDVAIKYVEDEDPEIREAAALTCCQLYVRDPIVNQTSYHALQVVGDVIEKLLTVGVSDPEPNIRRTVLAALDERFDRHLAKAENIRILFFALNDEVFSIREVAISIIGRLARYNPAYVIPSLRKTLIQMLTELEFSDVARNKEESAKLLSLLVQNAQSLIKPYVEPMISVLLPKAKDPNPSVAATILKAIGELATVGGEDMMPYKDRLMPLILDALQDQSSNAKREAALHALGQLASNSGYVILPYIEYPQLLEILQSIIRTEGQRVPLRQETIKLMGILGALDPYKHQAEERTPDSRNGEATQLTDISLMMTGLTPSNKEYFPTVVINALLQILKDSSLVQHHAAVIEAIMNIFRTLGLECVSFLDRIIPAFLQVIRSATSTRLESYFNQLATLVSIVRQHIRNYLPSIVEILQEYWHTSPSLQTTILSLVEAISRSLEGEFKIYLAGLLPLMLGVLDKDNSAKRTPSERVMHAFLVFGASAEEYMHLIIPVIVRTFEKQGQPTFIRKQAIDTIGKISRQVNLNDYAAKIIHPLTRVLDAGEPVLRTAALDTLCALIQQLGKDYLHFMGTVNKTINQHQIQHSNYELLVSKLQKGEVLPQDLSSGAGFGDGADEATFADQGTKKLEMNAIHLKAAWDTKGKSTKEDWQEWLRRFSTTLLTESPNHALRACASLASVYLPLARELFNSAFVSCWSELYEQFQDELIQNIESAIKSENVPPDLLGLLLNLAEFMEHDDKALPIDIRVLGREAARCHAYAKALHYKELEFLQDQSSGAVEALIVINNQLQQSDAAIGILRKAQLYKEGIQLRETWFEKLERWEEALAFYNKREEEVPEDQAIPVDIVMGKMRCLHALGEWEALASLTGSTWANSTPEVQRMIAPLATAAAWGLNKWDSMDNYLSSLKRYSPDRSFFGAILALHRNQFREAIACVTQAREGLDTELSALVSESYNRAYQVVVRVQMLAELEELIVYKQCDEKKQAIMRRTWETRLKGCQRNVEVWQRMLRLRAIVIAPTENMHMWIKFANLCRKSGRMGLAEKSLKQLIGTDAPLESMIPYWNDQRQPGPGPRGAPAAQVIYAVLKYQWETGQQAAKKTDIPEKTLYCLRKFTNDAAQRLDVAKAHLNAQAGSEVNITGDYGFQNPMDPTLMSPQTQRALYDQTVLLAKCYLRQGEWLIALNKDDWQYTQVQDILTSYSQATKYNPRWYKAWHAWALANFEIVQTITAQNEGHLSRADQSMVIEHVVPAVNGFFKSIALSEGSSLQDTLRLLTLWFTHGGSADVTSAVTDGFANVSVDTWLEVIPQLIARINQPNKRVQQSVHNLLADVGRAHPQALVYPLTVAMKSWQNTRRSRSAAQIMDSMRQHSANLVAQADIVSHELIRVAVLWHELWHEGLEEASRLYFGDHNIEGMFATLEPLHELLERGPETLREISFAQAFGRDLKEAQDWCRQYETSQDVNDLNQAWDLYYQVFRRISRQLPQVTTLELTYCSPKLLNAKNLDLAVPGTYKSGQPIVRIMSFDTTFSVINSKQRPRKLNVNGSDGKSYAFLLKGHEDIRQDERVMQLFGLCNTLLSHDSECFKRHLNIQRYPAIPLSQNSGLLGWVPNSDTLHVLIREYRESRKILLNIEHRIMLQMAPDYDNLTLMQKVEVFGYALDNTTGQDLYRVLWLKSKSSEAWLERRTNYTRSLGVMSMVGYILGLGDRHPSNLMLDRVTGKIIHIDFGDCFEVAMKREKYPERVPFRLTRMLTYAMEVSNIEGSFRITCENVMRVLRDNKESVMAVLEAFIHDPLLTWRLTNAPSPAGPNFRNDRDTAMPVPGGVRARRQSILDSDVAPSELLNAPEPSIQTRARARTNSSAGVPETNGGAPEVESQNARAVEVLDRVQQKLTGRDFKNNEELDVINQVNKLIMEATKLENLCQHYIGWCSFW from the exons ATGGCACAAGCACAGCAGATCGCCTTGGAGCGGCTGGAGCAAGTCTCCCGCGGCCTCAGGTCAAA GGTTAGCGATGATGTGCGAAAACGATCCGCCGTACAGCTTCGCGAGCTTGTAGTCATTTGTCATCGAGACCTTAGCCCCGAATTGTTTCAGACGTTCTACAACGCAGTCAACAATAAAATTACACAGCTCATCACACACGGAAGCGACTCTTCCGAGCGACTTGGCGGTATCTACGCCCTCGATGCGCTCATCGACTTTGAAGGCGTCGACGTCTCCATCAAATACACGCGTTTCACCCAGAATCTTAAAACGATCCTACGTGGAAAGGACATCAACGCTATGCAACCGGCCGCAATCGCGCTTGGGAAGCTATGCCGACCCGGCGGATCGATGATATCAGAAGTAGTGGATTCAGAGGTTAATACCGCTCTCGAATGGCTACAGAACGACCGCGTGGAAGAGCGACGATACAGCGCCGTACTCGTCCTGCGTGAATTGGCTCGCAGCGCCCCGACACTCATGTATCAATACATCCCGACAATCTTCGACTGGATCTGGATAGGACTCAGAGACTTTCGACAGCTTATTCGAGCGACATCCGCGGAAACGGTCAGCGCCTGCTTCCGCATCCTTCGCGAACGAGACCAAGAGATGAAGCAGCGATGGATGAGCAATATTTACAACGAAGCAAAGCAGGGTCTCAAGGTCAACACCGTCGAATCAATCCACGGTTCATTACTCGTCTTGAAGGAGCTTCTCGAGCAGGGTGCCATGTACATGCAGGAGCATTACCAACAGGCGTGTGAAATTGTCTTCAAGCACAAGGATCACAGAGACCCGACCATTCGAAAGACAGTGGTCCTTTTGATCCCTGACCTTGCTAGCTACTCTCCAGCCGATTTCGCGCACACATGGCTACACAAGTTTATGGTGTACTTGTCGGGTATGCTTAAGAAGGATAAAGAACGAAATGATGCGTTCCTGGCAATCGGTAACATTGCCAACTCTGTCAAGAGCGCCATTGCTCCTTATCTTGACGGTGTTTTGATCTACGTTCGCGAAGGTCTAAGTGTGCAGTCCCGAAAGAGAGGGTCAGTCGATCCAGTGTTTGACTGTATCAGTCGTCTGGCCGTGGCTGTAGGTCAGACGCTCAGCAAGTACATGGAAGCACTATTGGATCCCATTTTTGCATGTGATCTCACACCAAAACTCACACAGGCCCTTGTTGATATGGCTTTCTACATCCCTCCGGTCAAGCCCACGATCCAAGAACGATTGCTCGATATGCTCAGCGTTGTTCTCTGCGGTGAACCCTTCAAGCCTCTCGGTGCACCCCACCCCAATACCCTCACCTCCGTCCCAATTATTCCCAAGGACGCCAAGGATCCTCTAGCTTACGACCATCGCAGGGCCGAGGTCAAGCTGGCGCTCAACACTCTCGGTAGCTTCGATTTCTCTGGCCATGTTCTGAACGAGTTCGTCCGCGATGTCGCAATCAAGTACGTCGAGGATGAAGACCCAGAAATCCGAGAGGCGGCCGCTTTAACATGCTGCCAACTCTATGTCCGCGATCCCATTGTCAATCAGACCAGTTATCATGCACTCCAGGTAGTCGGCGATGTTATAGAAAAACTTCTCACTGTCGGAGTTTCAGATCCTGAACCCAACATAAGACGGACGGTCCTCGCTGCTCTCGATGAACGATTCGATCGTCACTTAGCTAAGGCCGAGAACATTCGTATCCTTTTCTTCGCGCTCAACGACGAGGTATTTTCTATTAGAGAAGTCGCCATCTCTATCATTGGGCGTTTGGCCAGATACAACCCAGCCTACGTTATTCCTTCGCTGCGAAAGACACTCATTCAGATGCTCACCGAACTGGAGTTCTCTGACGTGGCCCGTAACAAGGAGGAAAGCGCTAAGCTGTTGAGTCTTTTGGTTCAGAATGCGCAGTCTCTCATCAAGCCATATGTCGAGCCCATGATTTCGGTTCTCCTACCCAAAGCGAAAGACCCCAACCCATCCGTGGCTGCCACCATCCTCAAGGCTATTGGTGAGCTTGCGACTGTTGGTGGTGAAGACATGATGCCGTACAAGGACCGATTGATGCCCCTCATTCTTGATGCGCTACAGGATCAGAGCTCTAATGCGAAGAGAGAGGCCGCTTTGCACGCACTGGGACAGCTTGCGAGCAACTCTGGATACGTCATTCTGCCATATATTGAGTATCCTCAACTTCTTGAGATCTTACAGAGCATCATCAGAACCGAAGGACAACGAGTACCATTGAGACAGGAAACCATCAAGCTCATGGGTATTCTGGGTGCGCTGGACCCTTACAAACATCAG GCCGAAGAACGAACTCCCGATTCGCGAAATGGCGAGGCCACTCAATTGACTGACATCTCACTTATGATGACTGGCCTGACACCATCCAACAAGGAGTACTTCCCTACCGTCGTTATCAACGCCCTCTTGCAAATCTTGAAGGATTCGTCCCTGGTTCAGCACCACGCCGCTGTCATTGAAGCGATTATGAACATCTTCCGCACTCTGGGCTTGGAATGTGTGTCTTTCCTTGACCGAATTATCCCAGCATTCCTTCAAGTCATTCGATCGGCCACATCCACACGACTCGAATCTTACTTCAACCAATTGGCTACTCTCGTTAGCATTGTTCGACAACACATCCGAAACTACCTGCCTTCCATTGTTGAGATCCTTCAAGAATACTGGCACACTTCTCCGTCACTGCAGACTACCATCCTGTCGCTCGTTGAGGCTATCTCCAGGTCGCTTGAAGGTGAATTCAAGATCTACCTGGCTGGTCTGTTGCCATTGATGCTTGGAGTCTTGGACAAGGATAACTCTGCTAAACGTACGCCGTCTGAGAGGGTTATGCATGCGTTCTTGGTGTTTGGTGCCAGTGCGGAGGAGTACATGCACCTCATCATCCCAGTCATAGTGCGCACATTCGAGAAACAGGGCCAGCCTACGTTTATCAGAAAGCAGGCCATCGACACCATTGGCAAAATCTCTCGACAGGTCAATCTCAATGACTACGCAGCAAAGATCATCCATCCCCTTACACGTGTGCTGGACGCGGGCGAGCCTGTGCTACGAACTGCTGCTCTGGATACCCTGTGTGCTCTCATCCAGCAATTGGGCAAGGATTACCTGCACTTCATGGGCACTGTCAACAAAACCATCAACCAGCACCAAATCCAGCACTCCAATTACGAGCTGCTTGTGAGCAAGCTGCAGAAGGGAGAGGTCTTGCCGCAAGATCTGAGCTCGGGTGCCGGTTTTGGTGATGGGGCCGACGAGGCCACCTTTGCGGATCAAGGCACGAAGAAGTTGGAGATGAACGCCATTCATCTCAAGGCCGCCTGGGATACAAAGGGAAAGTCCACGAAGGAGGATTGGCAAGAGTGGCTGCGACGATTCAGTACCACGCTGCTTACAGAGTCGCCAAACCACGCCCTTCGAGCCTGCGCTAGTCTCGCCAGTGTGTATCTCCCTCTTGCTCGCGAGCTGTTCAATTCTgctttcgtctcttgttgGAGCGAACTGTATGAGCAGTTCCAAGACGAGCTTATCCAGAACATTGAGAGTGCCATCAAATCCGAGAACGTTCCACCCGATCTGTTAGGTCTCCTACTTAACCTCGCCGAGTTCATGGAGCATGACGATAAAGCGTTGCCGATTGACATCCGAGTCCTGGGTAGGGAGGCTGCTCGTTGTCACGCATACGCAAAGGCTCTGCATTACAAGGAACTCGAGTTCCTTCAGGATCAGAGCAGTGGTGCTGTCGAGGCTCTGATCGTTATCAACAATCAGCTCCAACAGTCCGATGCTGCCATTGGTATTCTTCGCAAAGCTCAACTCTATAAGGAAGGCATTCAGCTTCGAGAAACCTGGTTCGAGAAGTTGGAGCGCTGGGAAGAAGCGCTTGCATTCTACAACAAGCGCGAGGAGGAAGTACCCGAGGATCAAGCAATTCCTGTTGACATTGTCATGGGTAAGATGCGTTGTTTGCATGCCTTGGGAGAGTGGGAGGCACTTGCGTCATTGACTGGCAGCACTTGGGCCAACTCTACACCAGAAGTACAGAGGATGATCGCACCTTTGGCCACAGCCGCCGCCTGGGGCCTCAACAAATGGGATTCCATGGACAACTACCTCTCATCGCTCAAGAGGTACTCGCCTGATCGCTCATTCTTTGGCGCAATTCTAGCTCTGCACCGAAACCAGTTCCGCGAGGCCATAGCATGTGTCACGCAAGCTCGTGAAGGTCTGGATACTGAGCTGAGTGCACTTGTCAGCGAGTCGTACAACCGGGCGTACCAAGTCGTCGTTCGTGTCCAAATGCTTGCCGAGTTGGAGGAGCTCATCGTGTATAAGCAATGcgatgagaagaagcaagcTATTATGAGACGAACATGGGAGACTCGACTCAAGGGTTGTCAAAGAAACGTCGAAGTTTGGCAACGTATGCTCAGGTTGCGTGCTATAGTGATTGCACCAACTGAGAACATGCACATGTGGATCAAGTTCGCCAACCTTTGCCGCAAGTCTGGTCGAATGGGTCTCGCCGAAAAGTCACTCAAGCAACTCATCGGAACCGACGCTCCTTTGGAGTCTATGATACCCTACTGGAACGATCAGCGACAGCCCGGACCCGGCCCTAGGGGCGCGCCGGCAGCACAGGTTATCTACGCCGTCCTCAAGTATCAGTGGGAGACTGGACAACAAGCTGCCAAGAAGACCGATATCCCCGAGAAGACACTGTACTGCCTTCGCAAGTTTACTAATGATGCTGCACAGAGACTTGATGTTGCCAAGGCTCATCTCAATGCTCAAGCAGGCAGCGAAGTCAACATTACAGGCGATTACGGCTTCCAGAACCCAATGGATCCTACTCTCATGAGCCCTCAGACCCAGCGAGCCTTGTATGACCAGACTGTTCTGCTGGCCAAGTGCTATTTGAGACAGGGAGAGTGGCTGATTGCACTCAACAAGGATGACTGGCAATACACCCAGGTTCAAGACATCCTCACATCTTACTCACAGGCTACCAAATACAACCCCCGTTGGTACAAGGCCTGGCACGCTTGGGCACTAGCAAACTTTGAGATCGTGCAGACTATCACAGCCCAGAACGAGGGACACTTGTCAAGGGCGGATCAATCCATGGTGATTGAGCACGTTGTGCCAGCAGTCAATGGCTTCTTCAAGTCTATCGCACTGTCTGAGGGAAGCTCTCTGCAGGATACTCTTCGTCTGCTTACTCTTTGGTTCACTCATGGAGGTAGCGCGGATGTCACCTCAGCAGTCACGGACGGCTTTGCTAATGTCAGCGTCGATACCTGGCTTGAGGTCATTCCCCAGTTGATTGCCCGAATCAACCAGCCTAACAAGCGCGTTCAGCAATCGGTGCATAACTTGCTTGCCGATGTCGGACGAGCTCATCCTCAAGCCTTGGTGTACCCTCTCACCGTCGCCATGAAGTCCTGGCAGAACACAAGACGATCTCGTTCCGCAGCTCAAATTATGGATAGCATGCGACAACATAGCGCAAACTTGGTCGCTCAGGCAGACATTGTCAGTCACGAACTCATTCGCGTGGCTGTTTTGTGGCATGAACTTTGGCACGAAGGACTGGAAGAAGCATCGCGTCTGTACTTTGGCGACCACAACATTGAAGGCATGTTTGCAACTCTGGAGCCATTGCATGAGCTTCTCGAGCGCGGACCTGAGACTCTTCGTGAGATTTCATTCGCGCAAGCATTTGGTCGGGACCTTAAGGAGGCTCAAGACTGGTGCCGACAATACGAGACGAGTCAAGACGTCAATGATCTGAACCAGGCATGGGACCTCTACTACCAGGTGTTCCGTAGAATCAGTAGACAACTTCCTCAGGTCACCACGCTGGAGCTTACATACTGCTCACCCAAATTGCTCAACGCAAAGAACCTGGACCTCGCTGTACCTGGTACATACAAGAGTGGACAGCCTATTGTGCGGATCATGTCTTTCGATACGACGTTTAGCGTCATCAATTCCAAGCAACGCCCGCGAAAGCTCAATGTCAACGGCAGTGATGGAAAGTCGTACGCCTTCCTTCTCAAGGGCCACGAAGATATTCGTCAGGATGAGAGAGTCATGCAGCTGTTTGGTCTCTGCAATACCCTCCTGTCGCATGACTCGGAATGCTTCAAGCGACACCTCAACATCCAGCGCTACCCAGCCATTCCTCTGTCGCAAAACAGTGGTCTTCTCGGATGGGTTCCCAACAGCGACACTCTCCACGTCCTTATTAGGGAATATCGCGAGAGTCGCAAGATCCTTCTCAATATCGAGCATCGTATCATGCTTCAAATGGCGCCTGATTACGACAACCTTACCTTGATGCAAAAGGTAGAAGTCTTTGGTTATGCGCTAGATAACACTACTGGTCAGGATCTTTACCGTGTATTATGGCTCAAATCCAAATCTTCCGAAGCCTGGCTCGAGAGGCGAACAAACTATACCCGCTCACTGGGTGTCATGTCTATGGTAGGATACATTCTTGGATTGGGTGATCGTCACCCGTCCAACTTGATGCTTGACCGCGTCACCGGAAAGATTATCCACATCGATTTCGGTGACTGTTTCGAGGTGGCGATGAAGCGTGAAAAGTACCCCGAGCGGGTTCCTTTCCGTTTGACAAGAATGTTGACTTATGCCATGGAGGTCAGCAACATTGAGGGTAGCTTCAGAATCACATGTGAGAATGTCATGAGGGTACTGAGAGACAACAAGGAAAGCGTCATGGCTGTTCTCGAAGCG TTCATCCACGACCCTCTCCTCACATGGCGTCTAACAAACGCCCCCTCCCCAGCAGGACCCAACTTCCGCAACGACAGAGACACAGCGATGCCCGTCCCCGGCGGCGTCCGCGCCCGTCGTCAATCCATCCTCGACAGCGACGTAGCACCCTCTGAACTCCTCAACGCCCCCGAACCATCCATCCAAACACGCGCCCGCGCCCGAACAAACAGTTCAGCGGGTGTCCCCGAGACCAACGGCGGCGCACCAGAAGTTGAAAGCCAAAACGCTCGAGCTGTCGAAGTCCTGGATCGTGTGCAGCAGAAACTCACAGGTCGTGATTTTAAGAACAACGAGGAGTTGGATGTCATTAACCAGGTTAATAAACTCATCATGGAGGCGACGAAACTGGAGAATTTGTGTCAGCACTATATAGGATGGTGTAGTTTCTGGTAG
- a CDS encoding hypothetical protein (SECRETED:SignalP(1-17)~MEROPS:MER0002489), whose product MIFYYITIIILSLTTQAHLKCHPEGSILPKPTSLTTSPIFKSSAVNLTSTLDAAISGSIKAGWPVNNVSFSLAVVSAESHKPVWEYHHLATANTRGTKDINRDSQYLIGSITKVFTVFVLLKSGVSLDASVTEFLPGLDGDRWKDVSLRMLASYLSGTPANYGFSEFYFLKHIFQEYGLPPIEDDEYPPCGVATLNKACTGQGNKIIDHINDGTDKRNQTNDLPIPTWLLFSSAWLEEYTGKTFEQLLKEIVTDPLDMNNTFASPGNDSSAVIPPSDSSWGSDYGINTPAGGLVSSISDLSKFSHALLSRTLNVTPSEINGWFKPTAFAGNAYTMSGMPWEILRLPNLIPNNPHTVTVYSKTGGAQNYRSQLSFVDEYGLAIIVLTAGPMNAAPVLANAVLSTFIDAADEISRVQAKRYEGLYRNEGGVVEAVLEHDGDSMVLTSLHRNGTDIVSSLVDIWWFTLGDFLPEIGPKIRVFPSELRETEGNVTREVWHLWPELDTGYETDLPGDMIEEMNCVGWTIQDWVHYGGEPLDRVLVYIDQDGSVVGFEVPFLRSGIMYLER is encoded by the exons ATGATCTTTTACTACATAACCATAATAATTCTCTCCCTCACAACACAAGCCCATCTCAAATGCCATCCCGAAGGCTCCATTCTGCCCAAACCAACATCCCTCACCACCTCTCCCATCTTTAAGTCATCAGCAGTCAACTTGACAAGCACTCTCGATGCAGCTATATCTGGGTCCATCAAAGCAGGCTGGCCAGTAAACAACGTGTCATTCTCGCTCGCTGTAGTAAGCGCAGAAAGCCACAAACCAGTTTGGGAATACCATCATCTTGCAACTGCCAATACAAGAGGTACCAAAGACATCAATCGCGATTCGCAGTACCTTATCGGATCAATTACCAAGGTTTTTACCGTTTTTGTGCTTTTGAAGAGTGGCGTAAGTTTGGATGCGTCTGTTACTGAGTTTCTTCCTGGTCTTGATGGTGATCGGTGGAAGGATGtgagcttgaggatgttgGCTTCATACCTGAGTGGCACACCAGCGAACT ATGGGTTCTCCGAATTTTACTTTCTCAAACACATCTTTCAAGAATACGGTCTACCACCAATTGAAGACGATGAGTATCCACCATGTGGTGTCGCAACTCTCAACAAGGCTTGTACTGGTCAAGGTAACAAGATCATAGACCACATAAACGATGGCACTGACAA ACGAAACCAAACGAACGACCTGCCTATTCCAACATGGCTTTTGTTCTCCTCGGCATGGCTAGAAGAATATACAGGCAAGACCTTTGAACAGTTACTGAAAGAGATAGTAACAGACCCATTGGATATGAACAACACATTTGCGTCGCCTGGGAATGATAGTAGCGCAGTCATTCCTCCTAGCGATAGCAGCTGGGGATCAGATTATGGGATAAACACCCC AGCAGGTGGCCTAGTATCCTCTATTTCAGATCTCTCCAAATTCTCCCACGCTCTTCTCTCAAGGACTTTAAACGTGACACCATCCGAGATCAACGGCTGGTTCAAACCCACGGCTTTCGCAGGAAATGCTTACACTATGAGCGGCATGCCATGGGAGATTCTCCGCTTACCGAATCTTATACCAAACAATCCTCACACAGTCACTGTTTATAGCAAAACAGGCGGTGCGCAGAACTACAGGAGTCAACTCAGTTTTGTAGATGAGTACGGTCTAGCGATTATTGTTCTCACAGCTGGACCCATGAACGCAGCGCCTGTTCTCGCTAATGCTGTACTTTCTACCTTTATAGATGCTGCTGACGAGATATCTAGGGTGCAAGCGAAAAGATATGAAGGATTGTATAGGAATGAGGGAGGTGTTGTTGAGGCGGTGTTGGAACATGATGGGGACTCGATGGTGTTGACTTCCCTCCATCGCAATGGCACAGATATCGTGTCTTCACTTGTGGATATATGGTGGTTTACATTAGGTGATTTTCTTCCAGAGATTGGACCCAAGATTCGAGTCTTTCCTAGTGAGCTTCGCGAGACTGAGGGTAATGTTACGAGAGAAGTATGGCATCTCTGGCCTGAGCTCGACACAGGGTATGAAACAGATCTACCAGGGGACATGATTGAAGAAATGAACTGCGTCGGATGGACGATACAGGATTGGGTTCATTACGGTGGTGAGCCATTGGATAGAGTCTTAGTGTATATTGATCAGGATGGGAGTGTGGTTGGCTTTGAGGTACCTTTTTTACGGTCGGGTATTATGTACCTTGagagatga
- a CDS encoding hypothetical protein (SECRETED:SignalP(1-18)), which translates to MKWQSLLALGSIAQLATSLELIDESEDNGVICYTYLSTYLAAVDAGPAPALPTTRGILPPYFTNRSTSAVPLSTFPADRESSIVLQDPDSTVVLPTSSDITIPTEFTLLTSSDFAIQTELTLLTSSDFIIPTEFTDLVSPTAAISSDVSTTTSQTEVTGQAVIFFITPDTTNERRSLVKRIIPGGFVNGVSPVDICTDADVFQLSDGQLLDNGSPVYYDGEPYKLFASDGTPPDGAITREFASVSGNLVFTSSSLPSTGFFEQCQNGEIPGPDQASLTSSDVAQSPVTASTDISSSAVSSGAQELTSTILTEPMGASSSTDSPSVVTETQSTVTTDETAIVTVDSSSTDLSSQSSLFTSSSSLTLSTTITTESQSVPLLQTSSSTDSTVVTVSTDTSSSSESPFEPSASTVLSTVTTVTDLPFEETTISTTILPQESETSTLLDTTNATAETTATGETTATQTTTTAEDTTGTETTTADEGTTTTDEETTTTAEATTTTSSCDSEVILTTVALLNPTPIFGNAYYDDSVANIALPFNIAGSGQSTVYVSTNGVISLGSGGYPAEPGNRPLPTQAIPGIAVCPYWDDFILDRSRGHSVAYEVFDGQHGTQATFEWVVGRYLGPPGDDQNDDSLFHFTATFYQNFPQIFRFSYYTTTDKGSSATTGVQNSAIESYRQISFNAEGSVQDGTSVFINLLTGGYETVPFDNTECGKGDPYDRSTIFAE; encoded by the exons ATGAAGTGGCAGTCTCTTCTTGCTCTCGGTAGCATAGCCCAGCTTGCTACTAGTTTGGAGCTCATCGACGAGTCTGAGGATAATGGAGTCATTTGTTATACTTACCTGTCAACCTATCTTGCCGCTGTAGACGCTGGACCAGCACCGGCCCTGCCTACGACACGAGGCATTCTCCCTCCATACTTTACAAACCGTTCGACGTCTGCTGTTCCCCTGTCTACATTTCCAGCAGATCGAGAGTCTTCCATTGTCCTTCAGGATCCTGACTCCACAGTCGTTCTGCCTACCTCTTCAGACATTACCATCCCAACAGAGTTCACCCTGCTTACTTCGTCGGATTTTGCCATCCAGACAGAGCTCACTCTTCTTACCTCGTCGGACTTTATCATCCCAACAGAGTTCACTGACTTGGTCTCCCCTACTGCTGCTATCTCGAGTGATGTCTCTACGACAACCTCTCAAACTGAAGTGACGGGCCAGgccgtcatcttcttcattaCACCGGACACTACCAATGAGCGACGGAGCCTGGTCAAGAGAATCATCCCCGGAGGCTTCGTCAATGGAGTTAGCCCGGTGGATATCTGTACTGATGCCGATGTCTTTCAACTCTCAGACGGTCAGCTCTTGGATAATGGAAGCCCTGTCTACTACGACGGTGAACCATACAAGCTGTTTGCCAGCGATGGTACGCCTCCCGATGGTGCAATCACGCGAGAGTTCGCCAGTGTGAGCGGGAACCTCGTGTTTACTAGCAGCTCCCTACCCAGTACCGGCTTCT TTGAGCAATGTCAAAACGGTGAAATACCCGGACCCGATCAAGCAAGCTTAACCAGCAGCGACGTGGCTCAATCTCCCGTTACCGCTTCGACAGATATAAGCAGCTCGGCTGTGTCGTCCGGAGCTCAAGAATTGACATCAACAATACTTACTGAGCCCATGGGTGCATCATCCTCCACCGACAGTCCCAGTGTCGTAACGGAAACACAATCGACAGTCACCACAGACGAAACAGCAATTGTCACTGTAGACTCGTCATCCACAGACCTTTCCTCGCAATCTTCTTTGtttacatcttcttcttccttgacTTTATCAACAACAATCACAACTGAATCCCAATCTGTCCCTTTGCTTCAaacttcttcctcaacaGACTCTACTGTTGTTACAGTATCTACAGATACCTCTTCATCTTCCGAGTCACCGTTTGAACCTTCTGCCTCCACTGTCCTCTCTACAGTCACTACAGTCACAGATCTTCCTTTTGAAGAGACTACCATCTCAACAACGATATTACCTCAGGAGTCTGAAACGTCGACACTGCTTGACACCACAAATGCGACTGCAGAAACTACAGCGACTGGAGAAACTACCGCTACTCAAACAACAACTACTGCCGAGGACACTACAGGCACTGAAACCACGACTGCGGATGAAGGCACTACAACAACAGACGAGGAAACCACGACTACTGCTGAAGCAACTACAACCACTTCAAGCTGCGATAGCGAAGTGATCCTCACAACAGTAGCTCTACTGAATCCAACACCAATTTTTGGCAATGCTTATTACGATGACTCCGTTGCCAATATTGCCTTGCCATTCAATATTGCGGGCAGTGGCCAGAGCACTGTCTATGTTTCTACAAATGGCGTAATATCTTTGGGCTCCGGTGGATATCCTGCAGAGCCTGGCAACAGACCGCTCCCAACCCAAGCCATTCCTGGAATAGCCGTCTGTCCTTACTGGGACGACTTCATTCTGGATAGAAGTCGCGGTCATTCAGTTGCGTATGAAGTCTTTGACGGTCAGCACGGCACGCAGGCTACTTTCGAGTGGGTTGTCGGAAGGTATCTAGGTCCTCCTGGCGACGACCAGAACGACGACAGTTTGTTCCATTTTACCGCCACCTTTTACCAGAACTTTCCACAAATCTTCAGGTTTTCATACTACACTACAACCGACAAGGGCTCAAGTGCAACAACAGGTGTACAGAATAGTGCTATCGAAAGTTACAGACAGATTTCATTTAATGCGGAGGGCAGTGTACAAGATGGCACTTCTGTGTTTATCAATCTTTTGACTGGTGGTTATGAAACAGTCCCATTTGACAATACCGAGTGTGGAAAGGGAGACCCTTATGATCGATCAACGATATTTGCGGAGTAA